Proteins from one Microbacterium sp. Root553 genomic window:
- a CDS encoding CsbD family protein has translation MSGADDIKNSAEKVGGKIKEGVGKVTDNEKLEAEGRSDQTKASAKQAGENVKDAAHNAGENLRDGLKD, from the coding sequence ATGAGCGGAGCAGACGACATCAAGAACTCGGCCGAGAAGGTCGGCGGCAAGATCAAAGAGGGCGTCGGCAAGGTCACCGACAACGAGAAGCTCGAGGCCGAAGGCCGCTCCGACCAGACCAAGGCGTCGGCCAAGCAGGCCGGCGAGAACGTGAAGGATGCCGCGCACAACGCCGGCGAGAACCTTCGGGACGGTCTCAAGGACTGA
- a CDS encoding Type 1 glutamine amidotransferase-like domain-containing protein: MKLLLLSRNPGAMRPFLDGVRPGAPLRVGYIRDAQVAYAGAPFVAAERRAVEALGHEIVDITVRDLTSSAFAATLSTVDAVYVAGGSTFALLEALTITGSDVVLAERVRDGMPYIGCSAGSIIAGPDITPASLMDDPADAPSLTEFAGLGLIDRTVIPHADGLLEPYPSSLIDETIARYGSSHRLLPLRDDQALLVDGDRETVIDSAD, encoded by the coding sequence ATGAAGCTCCTCCTCCTCTCCCGCAATCCCGGGGCGATGCGTCCGTTCCTCGACGGCGTGCGCCCCGGGGCACCCCTGCGCGTCGGCTACATCCGCGATGCCCAGGTCGCGTATGCCGGCGCGCCCTTCGTCGCCGCCGAACGTCGCGCCGTCGAGGCTCTCGGGCACGAGATCGTCGACATCACGGTGCGGGATCTCACGTCATCCGCTTTCGCGGCGACGCTCTCCACCGTCGACGCCGTGTATGTCGCGGGCGGCAGCACGTTCGCTCTGCTCGAGGCGCTCACGATCACGGGGAGCGACGTCGTCCTCGCCGAGCGGGTGCGCGACGGGATGCCGTACATCGGATGCAGCGCAGGGTCGATCATCGCCGGGCCCGACATCACCCCCGCCTCGCTCATGGACGATCCCGCCGATGCGCCGTCCCTCACCGAGTTCGCAGGCCTGGGGCTGATCGACCGCACGGTGATCCCCCATGCCGACGGACTGCTCGAGCCCTACCCGTCCTCGCTGATCGACGAGACCATCGCACGGTACGGATCGAGTCACCGGCTTCTGCCGCTGCGCGACGATCAGGCGCTGCTCGTCGACGGCGATCGGGAGACGGTGATCGACTCGGCGGACTGA
- a CDS encoding carbohydrate ABC transporter permease, with protein MTATSVLVTQRPGRPSRPRLPWANPTVYFVALIAVGLMLAPIAYIIVGGFRTNAQITTDPAGLPQPWAIGNYLDVLTGGIFWRQVLNSTIVALATTVGVVALGLMAAYVLARYRFAGRGVLYAFFAAGLMFPLTVAITPLYIVVRSLGLMNSLGGVILPQIAFALPTTIIILVPFLRAIPDEIQEAAFIDGCSRIGFFWRMVLPLSLPGVITTGILAFIGSWNGYLLPLFILNDAATFTLPLGVQSFASQYSVDTAKVLAFTSLSMIPALIFFSLFERRIVGGLTGAVKG; from the coding sequence ATGACCGCCACCTCGGTGCTCGTCACCCAGCGTCCGGGACGCCCGTCCAGGCCGCGGCTTCCCTGGGCGAACCCCACGGTGTACTTCGTGGCGCTGATCGCCGTGGGCCTGATGCTCGCGCCGATCGCGTACATCATCGTCGGCGGGTTCCGCACGAACGCGCAGATCACCACGGATCCCGCGGGTCTGCCCCAGCCGTGGGCCATCGGGAACTACCTCGACGTGCTCACCGGCGGGATCTTCTGGCGCCAGGTGCTGAACTCGACGATCGTCGCGCTCGCGACGACCGTGGGCGTCGTCGCACTGGGGCTGATGGCGGCGTACGTGCTGGCCAGATACCGGTTCGCGGGCCGAGGCGTGCTCTACGCGTTCTTCGCCGCCGGACTGATGTTCCCGCTGACCGTGGCGATCACCCCGCTGTACATCGTGGTGCGCAGCCTCGGCCTGATGAACTCCCTCGGCGGGGTGATCCTGCCCCAGATCGCCTTCGCGCTGCCCACGACGATCATCATCCTGGTGCCGTTCCTGCGGGCGATCCCCGACGAGATCCAGGAGGCGGCGTTCATCGACGGCTGCAGTCGCATCGGCTTCTTCTGGCGGATGGTCCTGCCCCTGTCGCTGCCGGGGGTCATCACGACCGGCATCCTGGCCTTCATCGGCAGCTGGAACGGCTATCTGCTGCCGCTGTTCATCCTGAACGACGCCGCGACCTTCACCCTGCCGCTCGGGGTGCAGTCGTTCGCGTCGCAGTACTCCGTCGACACCGCCAAGGTGCTCGCCTTCACGTCGCTGTCGATGATCCCCGCACTGATCTTCTTCAGCCTGTTCGAGCGGCGCATCGTCGGAGGGCTCACCGGTGCCGTCAAGGGCTGA
- a CDS encoding ACT domain-containing protein, whose protein sequence is MPTSPVTLQRLPGEYVVARFPVSSDVRSLLVDVIGEGPFVSITRTPQEISIVCPAGSAPPDAEIDGPWAALYVGGPIPFGLTGVVTSLVSPLSAIGCPVFVVSTYDGDVLMVPRGDADRAEDALTNAGHLLI, encoded by the coding sequence ATGCCCACTTCCCCCGTCACGCTGCAGCGCCTCCCGGGCGAATACGTCGTCGCGCGTTTTCCTGTGTCGTCCGACGTCCGTTCCCTCCTGGTCGACGTGATCGGCGAAGGCCCCTTCGTCTCGATCACGCGCACCCCGCAGGAGATATCCATCGTGTGCCCCGCTGGCTCCGCACCGCCCGACGCCGAGATCGACGGGCCCTGGGCCGCCCTGTACGTCGGTGGCCCCATCCCCTTCGGATTGACGGGAGTGGTGACATCGCTGGTGTCTCCGCTGTCGGCGATCGGCTGCCCTGTGTTCGTCGTCTCCACCTACGACGGCGATGTACTGATGGTTCCCCGCGGAGACGCGGATCGTGCAGAGGACGCACTCACGAACGCCGGTCACCTGCTCATTTAG
- a CDS encoding FBP domain-containing protein, protein MRPIDERTLRASFLNASRKEVSDLTLPPGFADLDVEKLDYLGWVDPKLPRRSYVVAWVDDVVTGVILQRAEQRVLARAQCSWCEDVTLRNDVQLYVARKAGPAGRKGDTIGTLLCAEFGCSQNVRMLPPLAYEGYDRELAREMRILRLQEHVGSFIAAVRS, encoded by the coding sequence ATGCGTCCCATCGACGAGCGCACCCTGCGCGCCTCCTTCCTCAACGCCTCCCGCAAAGAGGTCTCCGACCTGACCCTGCCCCCGGGCTTCGCCGACCTCGACGTCGAGAAGCTCGACTACCTCGGCTGGGTCGATCCGAAGCTCCCCCGTCGCTCATACGTCGTCGCCTGGGTCGACGACGTCGTCACCGGCGTCATCCTGCAGCGGGCGGAGCAGCGCGTTCTCGCCAGGGCGCAGTGCTCCTGGTGCGAGGACGTGACGCTCCGCAACGACGTGCAGCTCTACGTCGCACGCAAGGCGGGCCCCGCCGGCCGCAAGGGCGACACCATCGGCACCCTGCTGTGCGCGGAGTTCGGATGCTCGCAGAACGTGCGGATGCTGCCGCCCTTGGCCTATGAGGGATACGACCGGGAGCTCGCCCGGGAGATGCGCATCCTCAGGCTGCAGGAGCACGTCGGGTCCTTCATCGCCGCCGTGCGCAGCTAG
- a CDS encoding beta-glucosidase family protein, translating to MSQSPGEARHSPRVDALLAEMTLDEKQAQLVGFWVDQGDEVVAPMAGEKQSSTRYDEATAHGIGHLTRVYGTRPVDPAERAAWLWAEQRRLQTETRLGIPALVHEECLTGLAAWKAATFPTPLAWGASFDSELVEEVGRAIGSSMRTLGVHQGLAPVLDVIRDPRWGRVDECIAEDPLLVGRVGTAYVRGLQSEGVHATLKHFVGYSASRAGRNHAPVSAGRREIEDVLLPPFEMAVREGGVRSVMNSYVDIDGVPVTADAHYLTEILRDRWGFDGVVVSDYFAVDFLRTMHRVAADKAEAARLALTAGLDVELPSPDAYLTLAAQVRDGRVSEVHLDRAVARVLSQKEELGLLDADFTSPPTDIDLDPAEHRELARRLAEESIVLLSNDGVLPLEGSAPSRIAVIGPNADSADALMGCYSFVNHVLAHHPGTPAGIALPTVVDAVRDEFPLAEVTTTLGCDVEGADRSGIPDAVAAAHAADLAIVVVGDRAGLFGRGTVGEGNDVEDLGLPGIQRELVESIVATGTPVVLIAMTGRPYELDWALPARAGATGTMVGLGAVNAPAPATAPASAPAAAPRRPAAVVQTFFPGEEGAPALAGLLSGRVVPSGRLPVSLPRSAGAQPYSYLHAVLGGRTDVTSADPTPVRPFGFGLSYTTFAHEGLTAPASVAAGETLHASVRVRNTGAVAATDVVQLYAHDEVASVARPVAQLLDFRRVALLPGAEVVVRFEVPIDRLAFTGLDGVKRVEPGTIRLWVGGACDEEETVARFEIV from the coding sequence ATGTCGCAGTCCCCTGGCGAAGCACGCCACTCCCCCCGCGTCGATGCGCTGCTCGCCGAGATGACGCTCGACGAGAAACAGGCGCAGCTGGTCGGCTTCTGGGTCGATCAGGGCGATGAGGTGGTCGCCCCGATGGCCGGCGAGAAGCAGAGCTCAACCCGGTACGACGAGGCGACCGCGCACGGGATCGGTCACCTGACGAGGGTCTACGGCACCCGCCCTGTCGACCCCGCCGAACGGGCGGCCTGGCTCTGGGCGGAGCAGCGTCGGCTGCAGACGGAGACCAGACTGGGCATCCCCGCCCTCGTGCACGAGGAGTGTCTGACCGGGCTCGCCGCCTGGAAGGCCGCGACCTTCCCCACGCCGCTGGCGTGGGGCGCATCCTTCGATTCCGAACTCGTCGAGGAGGTCGGCCGGGCGATCGGGTCGTCGATGCGCACGCTGGGGGTGCACCAGGGGCTCGCCCCGGTGCTCGACGTGATCCGCGATCCCCGATGGGGGCGGGTCGACGAGTGCATCGCCGAGGATCCTCTGCTCGTCGGACGGGTGGGGACCGCCTACGTCCGAGGGCTGCAGTCCGAGGGGGTGCACGCGACGCTCAAGCACTTCGTCGGCTATTCCGCGTCTCGCGCCGGACGCAACCACGCCCCGGTCAGCGCCGGTCGGCGCGAGATCGAGGACGTGCTCCTCCCCCCGTTCGAGATGGCCGTCCGCGAGGGCGGGGTGCGCAGCGTGATGAACTCCTACGTCGACATCGACGGTGTGCCGGTCACCGCCGACGCCCACTACCTCACCGAGATCCTCCGCGACCGGTGGGGGTTCGACGGCGTGGTGGTGTCGGACTACTTCGCCGTCGACTTCCTGCGCACCATGCACCGCGTCGCGGCCGACAAGGCGGAGGCGGCGCGACTCGCCCTCACCGCGGGCCTCGACGTGGAGCTCCCCTCTCCCGACGCCTATCTGACCCTCGCCGCGCAGGTGCGCGACGGCCGAGTCTCCGAGGTGCACCTGGACCGCGCGGTCGCACGCGTCCTGTCGCAGAAGGAGGAGCTCGGGCTGCTGGATGCCGACTTCACCTCGCCCCCGACCGACATCGACCTCGACCCGGCGGAGCATCGCGAACTCGCCCGGCGCCTGGCCGAGGAATCCATCGTGCTGCTCAGCAACGACGGCGTGCTGCCGCTCGAAGGGAGCGCCCCCTCGCGCATCGCGGTGATCGGCCCCAACGCCGACAGCGCCGACGCGCTGATGGGGTGCTATTCGTTCGTCAACCACGTGCTCGCGCACCACCCCGGCACGCCCGCCGGCATCGCTCTGCCGACGGTCGTCGACGCCGTGCGCGACGAGTTCCCGCTCGCGGAGGTCACCACGACCCTCGGGTGCGACGTCGAGGGCGCCGACCGCTCCGGCATCCCCGACGCGGTGGCGGCCGCACACGCAGCCGACCTGGCGATCGTCGTGGTGGGCGATCGCGCCGGGCTGTTCGGGCGAGGCACGGTCGGCGAGGGCAACGACGTCGAGGATCTCGGGCTCCCCGGGATCCAGCGCGAGCTCGTCGAGAGCATCGTCGCGACCGGCACACCGGTGGTCCTGATCGCCATGACCGGTCGCCCCTACGAGCTCGACTGGGCGCTGCCCGCGCGCGCCGGCGCCACGGGCACGATGGTCGGACTCGGGGCCGTGAACGCCCCGGCGCCGGCGACCGCCCCGGCATCCGCTCCCGCCGCCGCGCCCCGGCGACCGGCGGCCGTCGTGCAGACGTTCTTCCCCGGAGAGGAGGGCGCTCCGGCGCTCGCGGGTCTGCTGAGCGGACGCGTGGTGCCGTCGGGTCGACTGCCGGTCTCGCTGCCCCGCTCGGCGGGGGCGCAGCCGTACTCGTACCTGCACGCGGTGCTGGGCGGTCGCACCGATGTGACCAGCGCCGACCCCACGCCCGTGCGGCCCTTCGGGTTCGGCCTGAGCTACACGACCTTCGCGCACGAGGGGCTCACGGCCCCCGCATCGGTCGCCGCCGGCGAGACACTCCACGCCTCCGTGCGGGTGCGCAACACCGGTGCGGTGGCGGCCACGGATGTGGTGCAGCTGTACGCGCACGACGAGGTCGCGAGCGTGGCCCGTCCGGTCGCCCAGCTGCTGGACTTCCGCCGGGTCGCGCTGCTGCCGGGCGCCGAGGTGGTCGTGCGCTTCGAGGTGCCGATCGACCGTCTCGCGTTCACCGGGCTCGACGGCGTGAAGCGCGTCGAGCCCGGCACGATCCGACTGTGGGTCGGCGGTGCCTGCGACGAGGAGGAGACGGTGGCCCGCTTCGAGATCGTGTGA
- a CDS encoding DUF899 family protein: MSSTPSPLPPIVDAETWRRDLEALRVREKAATRELDAIAAQRRRLPMVQLPPYTLIGADGPVGLAEIFGEHPQLIVYNHMWSDGNEWQCPGCTGFTSQFTRLDVLERYYDARFVIVTNGPIDEALAYRDRVGNRMDWYSSADSTFGTDMDAGPNEGFAVNVLLRDGDTVYRTWHTNGRGTERLSHLHGLVDLLPYGRQEEWEDSPAGWPQHGTYDQGMGSKEIAALYGAGN, encoded by the coding sequence ATGAGCAGCACCCCGTCTCCCCTTCCGCCCATCGTCGATGCCGAGACGTGGCGTCGCGATCTCGAGGCACTGCGTGTGCGCGAGAAGGCGGCGACCCGTGAACTCGACGCGATCGCCGCGCAGCGGCGTCGTCTGCCGATGGTGCAGCTGCCGCCCTACACGCTCATCGGCGCCGACGGGCCGGTGGGTCTCGCCGAGATCTTCGGCGAGCATCCGCAGCTCATCGTGTACAACCACATGTGGTCCGACGGCAACGAGTGGCAGTGCCCCGGCTGCACCGGCTTCACCTCGCAGTTCACACGGCTCGACGTGCTGGAGCGGTACTACGACGCGCGCTTCGTGATCGTGACGAACGGACCGATCGACGAAGCCCTGGCGTATCGCGACCGGGTCGGCAATCGGATGGACTGGTACTCGAGCGCCGACAGCACCTTCGGCACGGACATGGATGCCGGGCCGAACGAGGGCTTCGCGGTGAACGTCCTGCTGCGCGACGGTGACACCGTGTACCGCACGTGGCACACGAACGGCCGCGGCACCGAGCGGCTCAGCCACCTGCACGGCCTGGTGGACCTCCTCCCCTACGGCCGCCAGGAGGAGTGGGAGGACTCGCCCGCCGGATGGCCACAGCACGGCACGTACGATCAGGGGATGGGTTCGAAAGAGATCGCCGCACTGTACGGGGCCGGCAACTGA
- a CDS encoding MFS transporter, giving the protein MATSRFAPLQRLVISVAVLASFVTFLDGTVVTVALPAISRELGGGITTQQWVVDAYLITLSALILLAGSLSDAYGRVLVMRIGLIAFGVASVAVAAAPDPLILIIARAAQGAAGALLVPSSLALITATMRADVQSRAIGTWTAFTTGAQLVGPLLGGLFVDFLSWRFVFLINVLPIAVTLVLLSRLKLAEKPSGVKVDWLSGALCAIGLGAVVFALIEQPNLGWQSPAIWVPGLAGAALFAWFLVRQQRSTAPLMPLSLFRVRDFAWGNVATLFVYAALSLNGFVVGVYLQQGAGLAATAAGLASLPLTILMILLSSRAGSWAGRFGPRIFMTVGPIVMAAGALLLLTVAESFDYWWQVLPAMIVMGLGLSLTVAPLTSAILGAIDESRSGIASAVNNAVSRVAGLLVVAMLSTIIGGTLDLAGFHNAALVTASLLVLGGVVSWIGIRRNPAEDAPAETVDGASTPIG; this is encoded by the coding sequence GTGGCCACCTCCCGCTTCGCCCCGCTCCAACGTCTGGTGATCTCGGTCGCCGTGCTCGCCTCGTTCGTGACGTTCCTCGATGGGACGGTGGTGACCGTCGCGCTGCCCGCGATCAGCAGGGAGCTCGGCGGCGGCATCACGACCCAGCAGTGGGTGGTCGACGCGTACCTGATCACCCTCAGCGCCCTGATCCTCCTCGCGGGGTCGCTGTCCGACGCCTATGGCCGGGTGCTCGTGATGCGCATCGGGTTGATCGCGTTCGGCGTCGCGTCTGTCGCGGTGGCCGCAGCGCCCGATCCGCTCATCCTGATCATCGCCCGGGCTGCGCAGGGAGCGGCCGGTGCTCTGCTGGTGCCGAGTTCACTGGCCCTGATCACGGCGACCATGCGCGCCGACGTGCAGTCACGCGCGATCGGCACCTGGACGGCGTTCACGACCGGCGCTCAGCTGGTCGGCCCGCTGCTGGGCGGACTGTTCGTCGACTTCCTGTCCTGGCGGTTCGTGTTCCTCATCAACGTGCTCCCGATCGCCGTCACGCTGGTGCTGCTGTCGCGTCTGAAGCTCGCCGAGAAGCCGAGCGGCGTGAAGGTCGACTGGCTCAGCGGCGCCCTGTGCGCGATCGGCCTCGGTGCGGTCGTGTTCGCGCTGATCGAGCAGCCGAACCTCGGTTGGCAGTCCCCCGCGATCTGGGTGCCCGGCCTCGCGGGGGCGGCCCTGTTCGCGTGGTTCCTGGTGCGCCAGCAGCGTTCGACCGCTCCCCTCATGCCGCTCTCGCTGTTCCGCGTGCGCGACTTCGCCTGGGGCAACGTGGCGACCCTGTTCGTGTACGCCGCCCTCTCGCTCAACGGCTTCGTGGTCGGCGTCTACCTGCAGCAGGGTGCGGGGCTCGCCGCCACCGCCGCGGGTCTCGCCAGCCTGCCGCTGACGATCCTGATGATCCTCCTCAGCTCACGCGCCGGATCGTGGGCGGGCAGGTTCGGGCCCCGCATCTTCATGACGGTCGGACCGATCGTCATGGCCGCGGGTGCGCTGCTTCTGCTGACTGTCGCCGAGAGCTTCGACTACTGGTGGCAGGTGCTGCCGGCCATGATCGTGATGGGACTCGGTCTGTCTCTGACGGTCGCGCCGCTCACCTCGGCGATCCTCGGGGCCATCGACGAGTCGCGCTCCGGCATCGCATCCGCCGTCAACAACGCCGTGTCCCGTGTCGCGGGCCTGCTCGTCGTGGCGATGCTGTCGACCATCATCGGCGGCACCCTCGATCTCGCGGGTTTCCACAACGCCGCTCTGGTCACCGCGAGCCTGCTCGTGCTCGGTGGCGTGGTGTCGTGGATCGGCATCCGTCGCAACCCGGCCGAAGACGCGCCCGCCGAGACGGTCGACGGAGCCTCGACGCCCATCGGTTGA
- a CDS encoding DUF7218 family protein — translation MPGRRNSSLKDPELYEELRDDGASKEKAARISNAAARDGRSAVGRRGGEHGDYEDWTVSELRARAKELGLSGYSRMRKEKLISTLRDH, via the coding sequence ATGCCCGGACGCAGGAACAGTTCGCTCAAGGATCCGGAGCTCTACGAGGAGCTCCGAGACGACGGCGCCTCGAAGGAGAAGGCCGCGCGCATCTCGAATGCGGCGGCGAGGGACGGCCGCAGCGCGGTCGGCAGACGCGGCGGAGAGCATGGCGACTACGAGGACTGGACGGTCTCGGAGTTGCGCGCCCGCGCCAAGGAGCTGGGTCTGTCGGGCTACAGCCGCATGCGCAAAGAGAAGCTGATCTCCACGCTCAGGGACCACTAG
- a CDS encoding SRPBCC family protein gives MAKNVRTMSCIPEDVFRVLGNGWLYPAWVVGASRMRDVDETWPRPGAELHHSVGVWPALLDDTTVVEEWDPPHRMVMRAKGWPIGEARVTLRVRSYGDGTMVRIDEEPVSGPATLLPGVLTTPLLRWRNSETLHRLAYLAEGLAA, from the coding sequence ATGGCGAAGAACGTACGCACGATGAGCTGCATCCCGGAGGACGTGTTCCGGGTTCTGGGGAACGGCTGGCTCTACCCCGCCTGGGTCGTCGGCGCATCGAGGATGCGCGACGTCGACGAGACCTGGCCCCGGCCGGGCGCCGAACTCCACCACTCGGTGGGGGTCTGGCCGGCGCTCCTCGACGACACGACCGTGGTCGAGGAATGGGATCCGCCGCACCGCATGGTGATGCGGGCCAAGGGCTGGCCGATCGGCGAAGCACGCGTCACCCTGCGCGTGCGCTCGTACGGCGACGGAACGATGGTGCGCATCGACGAGGAGCCCGTGAGCGGACCGGCCACGCTGCTGCCGGGCGTGCTCACGACGCCCCTGCTGCGCTGGCGGAACTCCGAGACGCTGCACCGGCTGGCGTACCTCGCCGAAGGTCTCGCCGCCTGA
- a CDS encoding endo alpha-1,4 polygalactosaminidase, which produces MAAAVAAALLALALAGCAAAAPPAAPDAALPPAGATPDYQLGGGYDPADGVGIVGRDRSDEPADGLYSVCYVNGFQTQPGELESWPSDLLLQRDGEPVFDPDWPDEALLDTSTDDRRQRIAETVGAWIEGCATSGFDAVEFDNLDSYTRSHDALTLDDNLALATLLVDVAHASGLAAGQKNAAEDAVVLHERAGFDFAVVEECAVYEECGVYAAVYGDAVIDIEYSDELPRSFDEMCADPESPASMVLRDRDLVTPDVEGYVFETCP; this is translated from the coding sequence GTGGCGGCCGCGGTGGCCGCGGCCCTGCTCGCCCTCGCTCTCGCCGGGTGCGCGGCGGCCGCGCCACCGGCGGCACCGGATGCCGCTCTCCCGCCGGCGGGCGCCACCCCCGATTACCAGCTCGGCGGCGGCTACGATCCGGCAGACGGCGTCGGGATCGTGGGCCGCGATCGGTCGGACGAACCGGCGGACGGACTGTACTCGGTCTGCTACGTCAACGGGTTCCAGACGCAGCCCGGTGAGCTCGAGTCCTGGCCGAGCGACCTGCTGCTGCAGCGCGACGGCGAGCCGGTGTTCGATCCGGACTGGCCGGATGAGGCGCTGCTCGACACGTCGACGGACGATCGGCGTCAGCGCATCGCCGAGACCGTCGGGGCCTGGATCGAGGGGTGTGCGACGTCGGGCTTCGACGCGGTCGAGTTCGACAATCTCGACTCGTACACGCGATCTCATGACGCGCTCACTCTCGACGACAACCTCGCCCTCGCCACCCTGCTCGTCGATGTCGCCCACGCCTCGGGGCTCGCGGCAGGGCAGAAGAACGCGGCGGAGGATGCGGTGGTCCTGCACGAGCGCGCCGGGTTCGACTTCGCCGTGGTCGAAGAGTGCGCGGTCTACGAGGAATGCGGCGTCTACGCCGCCGTCTACGGCGATGCCGTGATCGACATCGAGTACAGCGACGAGCTCCCGCGGTCGTTCGACGAGATGTGCGCCGATCCCGAGTCCCCCGCCTCGATGGTGCTGCGCGATCGCGACCTCGTCACTCCGGATGTCGAGGGGTACGTGTTCGAGACCTGCCCGTAA
- a CDS encoding carboxylate-amine ligase, translated as MARFGIEEEFVLLDEQTLVPSGMSVEARDEILREVGPGLTAEYLTCQLESATAPVTTTEQARADLRRTRSRLGRAAAMHGAIVACSGTPFISPNRFVVSSSPHYDAVSAQLGEITREHEVNGVHVHVEVDGDEERVRVLNRIRAWLPTLLALTGNSPFTHGRDSGFASWRSILIHRLPSSWSPPHFEDLDDYRTRIDQLVSMGAIADASSLSWTVRLSERFPTVEVRVFDAQLDAEDTLLAAALCRGIMTSDAFDAAAPMPLDVIDASLWTAARFGPDARLVDPLTGEVASVRRISAGLLDRLTPTLDRLGDADLVAEGLARVATDGTGAQRQLRAYAENGTAGLRDLYLEGTATL; from the coding sequence GTGGCCCGATTCGGCATCGAAGAGGAGTTCGTACTGCTCGATGAGCAGACCCTCGTCCCCTCGGGCATGAGCGTCGAGGCGCGCGACGAGATCCTGCGAGAGGTCGGTCCCGGCCTCACCGCGGAGTACCTCACGTGCCAGCTCGAGTCGGCCACCGCGCCCGTCACCACCACCGAGCAGGCCAGGGCGGATCTGCGGCGAACGCGCAGTCGGCTGGGCCGCGCGGCCGCGATGCACGGCGCCATCGTCGCCTGCTCCGGCACACCGTTCATCTCCCCCAACCGCTTCGTGGTCTCGTCCTCCCCCCACTACGACGCCGTCTCGGCGCAGCTCGGCGAGATCACGCGCGAGCACGAGGTGAACGGGGTGCACGTGCACGTCGAGGTCGACGGCGACGAGGAGCGCGTACGCGTGCTCAACCGCATCCGCGCCTGGCTGCCCACCCTGCTCGCACTGACCGGCAATTCCCCCTTCACCCACGGCCGCGACTCCGGATTCGCGAGCTGGCGCAGCATCCTGATCCACAGGCTGCCGTCGTCGTGGAGCCCTCCGCATTTCGAGGACCTCGACGACTACCGCACCCGCATCGATCAGCTCGTCTCGATGGGGGCGATCGCGGATGCGAGCTCGCTGTCATGGACGGTGCGACTGTCGGAGCGCTTCCCGACGGTCGAGGTGCGGGTGTTCGACGCGCAGCTCGATGCCGAAGACACCCTTCTCGCCGCCGCCCTGTGTCGCGGCATCATGACCAGCGACGCCTTCGACGCAGCGGCACCGATGCCGCTCGACGTGATCGACGCGTCACTGTGGACAGCCGCACGATTCGGGCCGGATGCGCGACTCGTCGATCCGCTCACCGGCGAGGTCGCCTCCGTCCGACGCATCAGCGCGGGCCTGCTCGACCGTCTCACCCCGACCCTCGATCGACTGGGCGACGCCGATCTCGTCGCCGAGGGGCTCGCGCGCGTCGCGACGGACGGCACCGGAGCGCAGCGGCAGCTGCGCGCCTACGCCGAGAACGGCACCGCGGGGCTGCGCGACCTCTACCTCGAGGGCACCGCCACGCTCTGA